CCCTCGTAATCCCGAATCTATTCTTGATTGCACGTACAGAGAGAgatgtatatttacatatatgaattataatttgaaatgaTGTACAAATCAGGTCACAATCAGgtcattatattattcaattctTCTATTTACAACGTAGTCGTTTTTTCGTCGAAATTTCGTAGcataagtttaattaaatttccattgacgtgttattattattgaataaaaaagaaataaattttaggaaACATACGctgagaaaaaagttgttaatttaactaaattttctaactaaattaaattttgtctattgaagtatttatatattttaattaactatataaagacttgaattgaaatttgtgcatttaagttaaatgcataaattcttgagctgacaaaatttaaatttagttgaaaaattttaacgaatcaacaatttttttttctcagtgtaggagacagtattaaaaatagatattttggGGGAAATTTGTTTGTATGCATTTGAATTCATTAGAATCCGAAGAAACGTCGCTTACAATTAGTACTTCGAACAAGCACGCAAGAACATTCAGGGGGACTCGGCGGGTCAATTCGGCCAATGGCACTCCCTGTTTTGTTATACGCGCTCCAACGCGCTTGCACCGCGTTGCACATTCCGTCGACATCGTCGTCCCTCCTTCGTGGTACTCGAACccatgtgcgtgcgtgtgctcCGTCTTGGTGAGCCCCCCCCCTCGGGGGAGGGATAAGAGTGCGTGCCTCCCGGCAATAATAACCATTAAGGCGTGAGAGAATGTGGGGGCTGACGTCACCCATTCAACATTCGTATACCCATCGAACGCTGTCAAACGCGCCCGTCGAATGCAGGTCTGTATGCGCTGACGCGACTTGGACGCGTGTGACTCAATTGCCGCCGTCCTTGGAGGAATCAGCGGAGATGATATCGATCCACCTGGAAAATaccagatatatatatatatatatatatatatgtttcgaAAGATACTCTGGGAAAAATAGTTCTCCTAAATACAGTTGTAACCCACTTTGGATTCTACGATTAAGTAATCCAATTGTGTGGATTGttcttaagtaaaaattatttttgcgtaACTGGATATCGACGGAACTAATTAACAGATTTGACTAGTGTAACTTgaaaatctttgaaatataTGGAATAGCTAACtgcaatttttagttaatacaGGGTTAATTCGAAGAAATAAACGTCAAATCAGAGTTACgagtaatcaaaataatttggtAACTTAATCACGGGCCCCAAAATGGATTATAACCGCGCGTATTTTGgggaaaactatttttctcaGAGTACATTTCATGCCATTCACTTGTAAAAATTCTCCAAGATCACGAGCGTGACAAAAGTAGAGACACAGCAAACAAAAAGAGGTATACGTTTATTCCGTTGCAtctaattattgtaaattgtcGGATATCCGATGGTGTTGGATATCCGAAAGATAACTTTGCTCTGAGAAACTTAAAACACGGCCTCGATAACACTCACGGAATGTTGGCACAGACCTGCCAAGTCGGCTTCCGGGGTGAGGCAGAACAGCGGCTTTC
Above is a window of Monomorium pharaonis isolate MP-MQ-018 chromosome 10, ASM1337386v2, whole genome shotgun sequence DNA encoding:
- the LOC118647578 gene encoding uncharacterized protein LOC118647578, which translates into the protein MCVITRRVYPLYFRKSSRPGGSISSPLIPPRTAAIESHASKSRQRIQTCIRRARLTAFDGYTNVEWVTSAPTFSHALMVIIAGRHALLSLPRGGGLTKTEHTHAHGFEYHEGGTTMSTECATRCKRVGARITKQGVPLAELTRRVPLNVLACLFEVLIVSDVSSDSNEFKCIQTNFPQNIYF